A portion of the Clostridium gelidum genome contains these proteins:
- a CDS encoding beta-ketoacyl-ACP synthase III translates to MSNVEISAIGAYLPPLVVTNDKISEFVETNDEWIVQRTGVSERRISEGENTSDIATKAAKIALERAGVNPEDLDLIIVATISPDMFIPSVACIVQSNLNADNAACFDISVACSGFVYALEIANGLMQSMKYKNALIIGAEVLSKVTDWTDRSTCILFGDGAGAAVLKQSKTKGIIKSYLRADGKKGNALTIGGADIDTPFSKEKILQDKYIKMNGREILRFAVPAIAEAVTEVLKDTNISLDEIKYIVPHQANYRIIKLAAEKLKLNEDKFYLNLDKVANTSSATVPIALNEMYEKGLLNKGDKLILVAFGGGLTYAASVIEW, encoded by the coding sequence ATGAGTAATGTTGAGATTTCTGCAATTGGTGCATATTTACCACCATTAGTAGTTACAAATGATAAAATAAGTGAGTTCGTTGAAACTAATGATGAATGGATAGTTCAAAGGACAGGCGTTAGTGAAAGAAGAATTTCAGAAGGTGAAAATACATCTGATATAGCTACAAAAGCAGCTAAAATTGCTCTTGAAAGAGCAGGAGTTAATCCAGAAGATTTAGATCTTATAATAGTTGCAACTATTAGCCCTGATATGTTTATACCATCAGTTGCATGTATAGTTCAAAGTAATTTAAATGCAGATAATGCGGCTTGTTTTGATATAAGTGTTGCATGCTCAGGATTTGTATATGCTTTAGAAATAGCAAATGGATTGATGCAGTCTATGAAGTATAAAAATGCATTAATAATTGGTGCAGAAGTTCTTTCAAAGGTAACAGATTGGACAGATAGATCAACCTGCATTTTGTTTGGTGATGGTGCTGGAGCAGCTGTACTTAAGCAAAGTAAAACAAAAGGTATTATTAAATCATATTTAAGAGCAGATGGAAAGAAAGGAAATGCACTGACTATAGGTGGTGCAGACATTGATACTCCTTTTTCTAAAGAAAAAATATTACAAGATAAATATATAAAAATGAATGGTAGAGAAATACTTAGATTCGCAGTACCAGCAATAGCAGAGGCTGTTACTGAAGTGCTAAAAGATACTAATATTTCATTAGATGAGATTAAATATATAGTTCCTCATCAAGCAAATTATAGAATTATAAAATTAGCAGCTGAAAAATTAAAATTAAATGAAGATAAATTTTATTTAAATCTAGATAAAGTTGCAAATACATCATCAGCAACAGTGCCTATAGCTTTAAATGAAATGTATGAAAAAGGCTTATTAAATAAAGGAGATAAACTTATTTTAGTAGCATTTGGTGGCGGGTTAACTTATGCAGCTTCAGTAATAGAGTGGTAA